The DNA region CCAATACGCGAGCTATGTAAAATCCTCATCATACGACGACCATGAAGAGGCGATCGCCAGAATTCAATCCATTGGTCAAAGCGTGCGACTCTTTACGTCTGCGCTTGTCGCCGTATTTGCGCTTTTTGGCCTGCTAGCGGCGTTTAACGCTGTTCGTGTTGCTATTTATACACATCGAGAAGAAATCGCGATTATGCGACTCGTGGGAGCATCATCATCATATATTCGCTTTCCATTTGTTCTTGAGGCGGTTTGGCTCGTTTTATTTGCCGCTGCATTAGCTGCGGGCGTTATGTGGCTGGGTTTTGATATTATCGAACCACGTCTTCAAGAAGTGTTCGAAGGCGAAACAGGTTTACGAAGTTTCTTTGTTACTCAATGGCCGCTCCTCGTCTTATTAGAGGTAGGAGGATTATCATTATTAACCGCGCTCGTGTCATGGATTGCCGTCGGGCGCTATATTCGACGTTAATATGAATATCGAAATTTATTGGTAGTATCAAAAACCCAGAGCTAGT from Candidatus Nomurabacteria bacterium includes:
- a CDS encoding FtsX-like permease family protein; this translates as MAWRIFKASWTHVIRNLWIGLATIIVFMMAFLSVNTLLGANALVGRMVTLLEERIDVTLTFQPDTPEAVLNQARFYIASLPQTDRVSMVTSEEALAAFKERNKNNIKITDALNELGTNPIGAQIIMKAKKPEEYAFYLRQRKNPQYASYVKSSSYDDHEEAIARIQSIGQSVRLFTSALVAVFALFGLLAAFNAVRVAIYTHREEIAIMRLVGASSSYIRFPFVLEAVWLVLFAAALAAGVMWLGFDIIEPRLQEVFEGETGLRSFFVTQWPLLVLLEVGGLSLLTALVSWIAVGRYIRR